From the genome of Actinacidiphila yeochonensis CN732, one region includes:
- a CDS encoding sensor histidine kinase produces the protein MRRVAVRRLAGFRWSAVPLRSRLVLLSLVLVLLGLAVSDTVVLGSVRGQLVQRVDQQLDRYGQPLARRLGTDALPGRRDLPPGPGIGAGTGGGRTGTDTTNGDRSWLPSQFVVAFAAADGRLAEQFRQPVAAGDPQPLWPSMDADELRARMNRPFDVPSDHGGGSWRVLIVPVTQEAPGHGGGVSDGSGGTSDGASNGPSDGVSGGVPGAGAAAAVGGGGGQGGTGGPAGPADPGAPGGPGGVDDVQGPGGGGGAALPAGVVVASSLDDVSTTTSRLSTAFLLIGAVVVALLGVAGWFAVRAGLRPLRRIEETAAEIAAGRPLSHRMPEASPRTEVGRMSSALNGMLAQIESAFAARAASEQRMRRFVADASHELRTPLAGIRGFAELYRMGALADEADVRRTMARIESEAVRLGGLVEDLLTLARMDEQRPLQLAPMDLRTLAVDALHDVTALDPAREVTLTGPGGPGTPPGPAPVVGDEARLRQVVANLVGNAVAHTPPGTPVRIGVGTADGHGVLEVADSGPGLAPEQAARVFERFYRVDASRSRATGGGAGLGLSIVSALVAAHHGTVELATAPTKGSTFRIRLPSAPHVESV, from the coding sequence GTGCGGCGGGTGGCGGTGCGGCGGCTGGCGGGCTTCCGCTGGTCGGCGGTGCCGCTGCGGTCCCGGCTGGTGCTGCTGTCGCTGGTGCTGGTGCTGCTCGGGCTGGCGGTCAGCGACACCGTCGTGCTGGGCTCCGTCCGCGGCCAGCTCGTACAGCGGGTCGACCAGCAACTGGACCGGTACGGCCAGCCGCTGGCCCGCCGCCTGGGCACCGACGCCCTTCCCGGCCGCCGCGACCTCCCGCCGGGCCCGGGTATCGGCGCGGGCACCGGCGGGGGCCGGACGGGCACCGACACGACGAACGGCGACCGGTCGTGGCTGCCCAGCCAGTTCGTGGTGGCCTTCGCCGCCGCCGACGGACGGCTGGCCGAGCAGTTCCGGCAGCCCGTGGCGGCCGGCGACCCGCAGCCGCTGTGGCCGTCGATGGACGCCGACGAGCTGCGGGCCCGCATGAACCGGCCGTTCGACGTGCCCAGCGACCACGGCGGCGGCAGCTGGCGGGTGCTGATCGTGCCGGTCACGCAGGAGGCCCCCGGGCACGGCGGCGGCGTTTCGGACGGCTCCGGCGGCACCTCCGACGGCGCGTCGAACGGCCCGTCCGACGGCGTGTCCGGCGGCGTCCCCGGGGCGGGCGCCGCGGCGGCCGTCGGCGGGGGCGGCGGGCAGGGCGGTACGGGTGGCCCGGCCGGACCCGCGGACCCGGGGGCTCCGGGCGGCCCCGGGGGGGTGGACGACGTCCAGGGCCCGGGCGGCGGGGGCGGGGCGGCGCTGCCGGCCGGCGTGGTCGTCGCGTCCTCGCTGGACGACGTCTCCACCACCACCAGCCGGCTGAGCACGGCGTTCCTGCTGATCGGCGCGGTGGTGGTGGCACTGCTCGGCGTGGCCGGGTGGTTCGCGGTGCGGGCCGGGCTGCGGCCGCTGCGCCGGATCGAGGAGACCGCCGCGGAGATCGCGGCGGGTCGTCCGCTCTCCCACCGGATGCCGGAGGCGTCCCCCCGGACCGAGGTCGGCCGGATGTCCTCGGCGCTCAACGGCATGCTGGCGCAGATCGAGTCCGCGTTCGCCGCCCGCGCGGCCTCCGAGCAGCGGATGCGGCGCTTCGTCGCGGACGCCAGCCACGAGCTGCGCACCCCGCTGGCCGGCATCCGCGGCTTCGCCGAGCTGTACCGGATGGGCGCGCTCGCCGACGAGGCCGACGTACGGCGCACCATGGCCCGGATCGAGAGCGAGGCGGTGCGGCTGGGCGGCCTCGTCGAGGACCTGCTGACACTGGCCCGGATGGACGAGCAGCGCCCGCTCCAGCTGGCGCCGATGGACCTGCGCACGCTGGCCGTCGACGCGCTGCACGACGTCACGGCGCTCGACCCGGCCCGCGAGGTCACCCTGACCGGCCCGGGCGGACCGGGCACCCCGCCGGGCCCGGCCCCGGTCGTCGGCGACGAGGCCCGCCTGCGGCAGGTCGTGGCGAACCTCGTCGGCAACGCGGTGGCCCACACGCCCCCCGGCACCCCGGTCCGCATCGGCGTCGGCACGGCCGACGGCCACGGCGTCCTCGAAGTGGCCGACAGCGGCCCGGGCCTGGCGCCCGAGCAGGCCGCCCGGGTCTTCGAGCGCTTCTACCGCGTGGACGCCTCCCGCTCCCGCGCCACCGGCGGCGGCGCGGGCCTGGGCCTGTCCATCGTCTCGGCCCTGGTCGCGGCCCACCACGGCACCGTCGAACTCGCCACCGCCCCCACCAAGGGCTCCACCTTCCGCATCCGCCTCCCCTCGGCCCCCCACGTCGAGAGCGTGTGA
- a CDS encoding DUF3618 domain-containing protein: MTRTTRTDPQLVDLERQIERTREALGQTVEELAAKVDVPARAKAKARETAARLRGAETRTRTRAVQAADQARSRAGQARSRVRPPSTRSTTAGSDDATALPPAPPRPSPGLHFGRHPRGRPCLDRPPHPPTAAAAAAAATTYAVLHAVFPHRD, from the coding sequence ATGACCCGGACGACCCGTACCGATCCGCAGCTCGTCGATCTGGAACGGCAGATCGAACGGACCCGTGAGGCGCTGGGGCAGACCGTCGAGGAGCTGGCCGCGAAGGTCGACGTCCCCGCCCGCGCCAAGGCCAAGGCCCGCGAGACCGCCGCCCGCCTCCGCGGCGCCGAGACCCGCACCCGCACCCGTGCCGTCCAGGCGGCCGACCAGGCCCGCAGCCGCGCCGGCCAGGCCCGGTCGCGGGTCCGCCCGCCGTCGACCCGCTCGACGACCGCCGGCTCCGACGACGCCACGGCCCTCCCCCCGGCCCCGCCGCGGCCCTCCCCCGGCCTCCACTTCGGGCGCCACCCGCGCGGACGCCCCTGCCTCGATCGTCCACCGCATCCCCCGACCGCGGCGGCAGCCGCCGCTGCCGCCACGACCTACGCCGTCCTCCACGCCGTCTTCCCGCACCGCGACTGA
- a CDS encoding phage holin family protein, translated as MAYANGSRSVGTLVKEGTEQLSDLVRQEMKLAQAELAQKGKRAGIGGGMFGAAGLMGFFALAALVTAAVAALAIPLSLWLAALTVAAGLLIIAGIAALLGRHKVKQAVPPMPEGTMDNVHRDLVVLKERAKR; from the coding sequence GTGGCGTACGCGAACGGGTCCCGCTCGGTGGGCACCCTGGTCAAGGAGGGCACCGAACAGCTCTCCGACCTGGTCAGGCAGGAGATGAAGCTGGCTCAGGCCGAGCTGGCCCAGAAGGGCAAGCGGGCCGGGATCGGCGGCGGGATGTTCGGCGCGGCCGGGCTGATGGGGTTCTTCGCGCTGGCCGCCCTGGTCACCGCGGCCGTCGCCGCCCTGGCGATCCCGCTGTCCCTGTGGCTGGCCGCGCTCACGGTGGCCGCCGGGCTGCTGATCATCGCCGGCATCGCGGCGCTGCTCGGGCGCCACAAGGTCAAGCAGGCCGTACCGCCGATGCCCGAGGGGACGATGGACAACGTCCACCGCGACCTGGTGGTCCTGAAGGAAAGGGCCAAGCGATGA
- a CDS encoding metal ABC transporter permease — MTPPLPSPAVLLATAAGHPLHRLALDPLTAGPLAHPYLRYALLAGTAIAAAAGLVGYFLVLRAQVFTGDALSHTAFTGALAALALGYDLRMGLYAGCVAVALLLGALGRGARTADDVAIGGLFSWALGLGVFFLTLYTSGHAAGRSGTDGGAGTSVLFGSVFGLSAGQAYTAAAVGAGVCAATAVLARPLLFASVDPEVAAARGVPVRLLGYGFLVLVGLCAAEATQAVGSLLLLGLLAAPAGAAHRLTARPYRALALAGALGVAELWTGLALGYAVPGLPPSFAITATATAGYAAAYGVAAVRRRGGEGRGPRTAGSGGLRGPGGLGG; from the coding sequence ATGACGCCCCCGCTGCCCTCCCCCGCCGTGCTGCTGGCCACCGCCGCGGGGCACCCCCTGCACCGGCTCGCCCTCGACCCGCTCACCGCGGGCCCGCTCGCCCACCCGTACCTGCGGTACGCGCTGCTGGCCGGGACCGCCATCGCGGCGGCGGCCGGACTCGTCGGGTACTTCCTCGTACTGCGCGCGCAGGTCTTCACCGGCGACGCGCTCAGCCACACCGCGTTCACCGGCGCGCTCGCCGCCCTCGCCCTCGGCTACGACCTGCGGATGGGCCTGTACGCGGGGTGTGTGGCCGTCGCGCTGCTGCTCGGCGCGCTGGGGCGGGGCGCGCGGACCGCCGACGACGTGGCCATCGGCGGCCTCTTCTCCTGGGCGTTGGGCCTGGGCGTCTTCTTCCTCACCCTCTACACCTCCGGCCACGCGGCCGGGCGCTCCGGTACCGACGGCGGCGCCGGCACCAGCGTGCTCTTCGGCTCGGTCTTCGGGCTGTCGGCGGGGCAGGCGTACACCGCGGCGGCCGTCGGCGCGGGCGTGTGCGCGGCGACGGCGGTCCTGGCCAGGCCGCTGCTCTTCGCCTCGGTCGACCCCGAGGTGGCCGCCGCCCGCGGGGTGCCGGTGCGGCTGCTCGGCTACGGCTTCCTGGTGCTGGTCGGGCTGTGCGCGGCCGAGGCCACGCAGGCGGTCGGCTCGCTGCTGCTGCTCGGCCTGCTCGCCGCCCCCGCCGGAGCCGCCCACCGGCTCACCGCCCGGCCGTACCGGGCGCTGGCGCTCGCGGGCGCGCTCGGCGTGGCCGAGCTGTGGACGGGGCTCGCCCTCGGGTACGCCGTCCCCGGGCTGCCGCCGAGCTTCGCCATCACGGCCACCGCGACCGCCGGGTACGCCGCCGCGTACGGGGTCGCGGCCGTGCGGCGGCGGGGCGGCGAGGGTCGCGGGCCGCGGACGGCGGGGAGCGGCGGGCTGAGGGGGCCGGGTGGGCTGGGTGGCTGA
- a CDS encoding metal ABC transporter permease, with product MTSVVFSWNLVADFRDMWAYPFMVNAFRAGAVVAVLAGCVGWFTVLRRETFAGHTLSAVGFPGAAGAALVGVGSTAGYFGFCLAAALVLAVLPAPAGRGSGGPRAALTGTVQAFLLACGYLFTALYKGLLGGVDALLFGSFLGITATQVAVLAAVAAAVLAVLAVVGRPLLFASADPDVAAARGVPVRALGAVFLLLLGATAAEVGQITGSLLVFALLVMPAATAQQLTARPARGLLLSVLLALAATWLGLLAAYYSPCPIGFYVSTFSFGGYVLARAARTAARRFGAVPA from the coding sequence ATGACGTCAGTTGTCTTTTCTTGGAACCTTGTTGCCGATTTCCGGGACATGTGGGCGTACCCGTTCATGGTGAACGCCTTCCGGGCCGGCGCCGTCGTCGCCGTGCTCGCCGGATGCGTCGGATGGTTCACCGTGCTGCGGCGGGAGACGTTCGCCGGGCACACGCTCTCCGCCGTCGGCTTCCCCGGAGCGGCCGGAGCCGCCCTGGTCGGCGTCGGCAGCACCGCCGGGTACTTCGGGTTCTGCCTCGCCGCCGCCCTCGTGCTGGCCGTGCTGCCGGCCCCGGCCGGGCGGGGTTCCGGCGGGCCCCGGGCCGCGCTCACCGGCACCGTCCAGGCGTTCCTGCTGGCCTGCGGATACCTCTTCACCGCGCTGTACAAGGGCCTGCTCGGCGGGGTGGACGCGCTGCTCTTCGGCAGCTTCCTCGGCATCACGGCGACCCAGGTGGCGGTGCTCGCCGCGGTGGCCGCCGCGGTGCTCGCCGTGCTCGCGGTGGTGGGCCGTCCGCTGCTCTTCGCCTCCGCCGACCCGGACGTGGCAGCAGCCCGCGGCGTGCCCGTGCGCGCGCTCGGCGCCGTCTTCCTGCTGCTGCTCGGCGCCACCGCCGCCGAGGTCGGCCAGATCACCGGCTCGCTGCTGGTCTTCGCCCTGCTGGTGATGCCCGCCGCCACCGCCCAGCAGCTCACCGCCCGCCCCGCGCGCGGCCTGCTGCTGTCGGTGCTGCTGGCGCTGGCCGCCACCTGGCTCGGGCTGCTCGCCGCGTACTACTCGCCCTGTCCGATCGGCTTCTACGTGTCGACGTTCTCCTTCGGCGGGTACGTCCTCGCCCGCGCCGCGCGGACGGCGGCCCGCCGGTTCGGGGCGGTGCCCGCATGA
- a CDS encoding metal ABC transporter ATP-binding protein, with protein MDLRVLPGQFTAVLGPNGVGKSTLLKLLLGQVRPEPGSEVRVLGDRPGRAGSRVGYLPQRRGFDPGLRVRGTDIVRLGLDGARWGTPLPSRLGGRRAREAERRVAEAVETVGATGYAHRPIGACSGGEQQRLLIAQALVRRPELLLLDEPLDSLDLPNQHAVAALVSRVCHEHGVAVVMVAHDVNPILHHLDQVVYIAEGGAAGGRPEEVVTSETLSRLYGTPIEVLRTASGRLVVVGEQEPPTDHADRHEAYRAGPSGHGGVGHHASRTP; from the coding sequence GTGGACCTGCGGGTGCTGCCGGGGCAGTTCACCGCGGTGCTCGGGCCGAACGGCGTCGGCAAGTCCACCCTGCTCAAGCTGCTGCTCGGCCAAGTACGGCCCGAACCCGGCAGCGAGGTGCGGGTGTTGGGTGACCGGCCGGGGCGTGCCGGGAGCCGGGTCGGGTACCTGCCGCAGCGGCGCGGCTTCGACCCGGGCCTGCGGGTTCGCGGCACCGACATCGTCCGGCTCGGCCTGGACGGGGCGCGCTGGGGCACCCCGCTCCCGTCGCGGCTGGGCGGCCGGCGGGCCCGCGAGGCCGAGCGGCGGGTGGCCGAGGCGGTGGAGACGGTCGGCGCCACCGGGTACGCCCACCGCCCGATCGGCGCCTGCTCGGGCGGCGAGCAGCAGCGGCTGCTGATCGCCCAGGCGCTGGTGCGACGCCCCGAACTGCTCCTGCTCGACGAGCCGTTGGACAGCCTGGACCTGCCCAACCAGCACGCGGTGGCCGCCCTCGTCAGCCGCGTCTGCCACGAGCACGGCGTGGCCGTGGTGATGGTGGCGCACGACGTCAACCCGATCCTGCACCACCTCGACCAGGTGGTGTACATCGCCGAGGGCGGCGCGGCCGGCGGCCGACCCGAAGAGGTCGTCACCAGCGAGACGTTGAGCCGTCTCTACGGCACCCCGATCGAGGTGCTGCGGACCGCGTCGGGGCGCTTGGTCGTCGTCGGCGAGCAGGAACCGCCCACCGACCACGCGGACCGCCACGAGGCCTACCGCGCGGGCCCGTCGGGCCACGGCGGCGTCGGTCACCACGCCTCCCGAACCCCATGA
- a CDS encoding metal ABC transporter solute-binding protein, Zn/Mn family: MRFPIRRSPARPLAAAVLLLLTGAAATACSTSAASPDNPPAADAAKAGDRAPIRVLAAENFWGSIAAQLGGSHAAVTSVISNPATDPHDYEPTAADARTAAGAQYAIVNGIGYDTWADKLLAASPADGRRELRVGDLVGVKPGGNPHRWYSPADVHQVIDRITADYTAIDPADAAYFAARRTAFETTALGPYDQEIAHIKAVYAGTPIGASESIVSPLAQGLGLRMLTPDTFLSAISEGTDPTARDKSTVDRQIATHAIRVYVYNSQNSTPDVREQVKAAKAAGIPVATVTETLAPAGASFQQWQTAELKGLAAALHQATGR, from the coding sequence ATGCGCTTCCCGATACGCCGCTCACCGGCCCGCCCCCTCGCCGCCGCCGTCCTGCTCCTGCTGACCGGCGCCGCGGCGACCGCCTGCTCGACATCCGCAGCCTCCCCGGACAACCCGCCCGCCGCCGACGCGGCGAAGGCCGGCGACCGGGCCCCCATCCGCGTCCTCGCGGCCGAGAACTTCTGGGGCAGCATCGCCGCCCAACTCGGCGGCAGCCACGCCGCGGTGACCAGCGTCATCAGCAATCCGGCCACCGACCCGCACGACTACGAACCCACCGCGGCAGACGCCCGCACCGCCGCCGGAGCCCAGTACGCGATCGTCAACGGCATCGGCTACGACACCTGGGCGGACAAGCTCCTCGCGGCCTCCCCGGCGGACGGGCGCCGGGAGTTGCGGGTCGGCGACCTCGTCGGCGTCAAGCCCGGCGGCAACCCGCACCGCTGGTACTCGCCTGCCGACGTGCACCAGGTGATCGACCGGATCACCGCCGACTACACGGCGATCGACCCGGCCGACGCCGCGTACTTCGCCGCCCGCAGGACCGCGTTCGAGACGACCGCGCTCGGCCCGTACGACCAGGAGATCGCCCACATCAAGGCGGTGTACGCGGGCACGCCGATCGGTGCGTCCGAGTCGATCGTCAGCCCGCTCGCGCAGGGTCTGGGGCTGAGGATGCTCACCCCGGACACCTTCCTCAGCGCGATCAGCGAGGGCACCGACCCCACCGCCCGCGACAAGAGCACCGTGGACCGGCAGATCGCCACCCACGCGATCAGGGTCTACGTCTACAACAGCCAGAACTCCACACCCGACGTGCGTGAGCAGGTCAAGGCGGCGAAGGCGGCCGGTATCCCGGTGGCCACCGTCACCGAGACGCTGGCGCCGGCCGGGGCGAGCTTCCAGCAGTGGCAGACGGCCGAGTTGAAGGGCCTCGCGGCGGCGCTCCACCAGGCGACCGGCAGGTGA
- a CDS encoding aldo/keto reductase, with translation MEKRVLGRTGREVSVVGLGTWQLGADWGEVREEDATAVLDAAVESGVTFFDTADVYGDGRSEQLIGRYLKARPDADVFVATKMGRRADQLPENYVLDNFRAWNDRSRANLGVDTLDLVQLHCPPTAVYSSDEVYDALDTLVAEKRIANYAVSVETCAEALAAIARPNLASVQIILNPFRLKPLEEVLPAAARAGVGVIARVPLASGLLSGKYTRDTVFAENDHRTYNRHGEAFDQGETFSGVDYATGLEAAAEFAALAPQGATPAQTALRWIIQQPGVTSVIPGARSVEQARANAAAATLPPLDQEVLDGVGDLYDRRVRAQVHHHW, from the coding sequence ATGGAGAAGCGAGTACTGGGCCGGACCGGCCGCGAGGTGTCCGTCGTCGGCCTCGGCACCTGGCAGCTGGGCGCTGACTGGGGCGAGGTCCGGGAGGAGGACGCCACCGCCGTCCTCGACGCCGCGGTGGAGAGCGGCGTCACGTTCTTCGACACCGCCGACGTCTACGGCGACGGACGCAGCGAGCAGCTCATCGGCCGCTACCTCAAGGCGCGCCCGGACGCGGACGTGTTCGTGGCCACGAAGATGGGCCGCCGCGCCGACCAGTTGCCCGAGAACTACGTACTGGACAACTTCCGCGCCTGGAACGACCGTTCGCGCGCCAACCTCGGCGTGGACACCCTGGACCTGGTCCAGCTGCACTGCCCGCCGACGGCCGTCTACTCCAGCGACGAGGTGTACGACGCGCTCGACACCCTCGTCGCCGAGAAGCGGATCGCCAACTACGCGGTGAGCGTGGAGACCTGTGCGGAGGCGCTGGCCGCCATCGCCCGGCCGAACCTGGCGAGCGTGCAGATCATCCTCAACCCGTTCCGGCTGAAGCCCCTGGAGGAGGTGCTGCCCGCGGCGGCGCGGGCCGGCGTCGGCGTCATCGCACGGGTGCCGCTGGCCTCGGGCCTGCTGAGCGGCAAGTACACCCGCGACACCGTCTTCGCCGAGAACGACCACCGCACGTACAACCGGCACGGTGAGGCGTTCGACCAGGGCGAGACGTTCTCGGGCGTGGACTACGCGACCGGCCTGGAGGCGGCGGCCGAGTTCGCCGCTCTGGCGCCGCAGGGCGCCACGCCCGCGCAGACGGCGCTGCGCTGGATCATCCAGCAGCCCGGCGTGACCTCGGTGATCCCGGGTGCCCGCTCGGTGGAGCAGGCCCGCGCGAACGCGGCGGCGGCCACGCTGCCCCCGCTGGACCAGGAGGTGCTCGACGGCGTCGGCGACCTCTACGACCGCCGCGTCCGGGCGCAGGTGCACCACCACTGGTAA